In Hymenobacter sublimis, a single genomic region encodes these proteins:
- a CDS encoding MarC family protein, whose product MEILLATFTTLFSVVNPFSAMPVFLTLTEEDTPAHRASIGLRACLYMIGVLSVSFFAGQYVLNFFGINIHHLRIAGGILLMRSAFDLLTPGGNRSKVSDATLDESRHKDDISFTPLAMPMLSGPGSMAVCIGLFTEKLSILDMSLIFLGFVLVALAAYLILMSSLRLTRFLGRPGMAALARIMGFITLAIGVNFLATAIGALFPGLSR is encoded by the coding sequence ATGGAAATTCTGCTTGCCACGTTTACTACGCTGTTTTCCGTGGTGAACCCCTTCAGCGCCATGCCCGTCTTCCTGACTCTGACGGAAGAGGACACGCCCGCCCACCGGGCCAGCATTGGACTGCGGGCCTGCCTGTACATGATTGGGGTGCTCTCCGTTTCGTTTTTCGCGGGCCAGTACGTGCTGAATTTCTTTGGCATTAACATTCACCATTTGCGCATTGCCGGCGGCATTCTGCTCATGCGCTCGGCCTTCGATTTGCTCACGCCCGGCGGCAACCGCAGCAAAGTATCCGACGCTACCCTGGATGAGAGCCGCCACAAAGACGACATCAGTTTCACGCCCCTGGCCATGCCCATGCTCTCGGGCCCCGGCTCCATGGCCGTATGCATCGGCTTGTTCACCGAAAAGCTGAGCATTCTGGACATGAGCCTGATTTTTCTGGGCTTCGTGCTGGTGGCCCTGGCCGCCTACCTCATCCTGATGTCGTCACTGCGCCTGACGCGCTTTCTGGGCCGCCCCGGCATGGCCGCCCTAGCCCGCATCATGGGCTTTATCACCCTGGCCATCGGGGTGAACTTTTTGGCTACGGCCATCGGAGCGCTATTTCCGGGGCTGAGCCGGTAG
- a CDS encoding bifunctional heptose 7-phosphate kinase/heptose 1-phosphate adenyltransferase, producing MPAAVLPASLPELFAAFNNLTVLIVGDVMMDAYVWGKAARLSPEAPVPVVNVSRTEQRLGGAANVALNVQALGATPLLCAVIGKDQGGDQLLDLLHDTGLSAAGIVRSSQRPTTVKQRILAHGQQLLRIDSEVETDLSPSENADLTARYEQLLGQADVVIFEDYDKGVLNEASIEHFIRLARQRNIPTVVDPKKKNFLAYRHCTLFKPNLKELREGLKLEFGDAEADRPAFESAVARLRELLTPEIVLVTLSERGVFVENGSLTRTYIPAHLRTISDVSGAGDTVISIAALCVALGLPAPVTAALANLGGGLVCEQVGVVPIEKQQLLAEAEEVGLAL from the coding sequence ATGCCTGCTGCCGTATTGCCCGCTTCCCTGCCTGAATTATTTGCCGCGTTCAATAATCTCACAGTGCTCATCGTGGGGGATGTGATGATGGACGCCTACGTGTGGGGCAAAGCCGCCCGTCTCTCGCCCGAGGCGCCGGTACCGGTAGTAAATGTGAGCCGCACCGAGCAGCGCTTGGGTGGGGCCGCCAACGTGGCCCTGAACGTGCAGGCCCTGGGCGCTACCCCGCTACTCTGCGCCGTAATTGGCAAGGACCAGGGCGGCGACCAACTCCTGGACTTACTGCACGATACTGGCCTTTCAGCTGCTGGCATCGTGCGTTCCTCGCAGCGCCCTACCACCGTCAAGCAGCGCATCCTGGCCCACGGCCAGCAACTCCTGCGCATCGATTCGGAGGTAGAAACCGACCTGAGCCCCTCTGAAAACGCCGACTTAACCGCCCGCTACGAGCAACTACTCGGGCAGGCTGATGTGGTCATCTTCGAGGACTACGACAAGGGCGTACTCAACGAGGCCAGTATTGAGCACTTCATCCGCCTGGCCCGGCAGCGCAACATTCCGACCGTTGTGGATCCTAAGAAGAAAAACTTCCTGGCCTACCGCCACTGCACGCTGTTCAAGCCTAACCTCAAGGAGCTGCGCGAAGGCCTGAAGCTAGAGTTCGGCGATGCCGAAGCCGACCGTCCTGCCTTTGAAAGCGCTGTGGCTCGGCTGCGCGAACTGCTCACCCCCGAAATCGTGCTGGTTACCCTCTCTGAGCGCGGCGTGTTCGTGGAAAACGGCAGCCTGACCCGTACCTACATTCCGGCCCACTTGCGCACCATTTCCGACGTTTCCGGCGCCGGCGACACGGTTATTAGCATTGCTGCGCTGTGCGTGGCCCTGGGGTTGCCTGCCCCCGTTACGGCCGCGCTGGCGAACCTGGGCGGTGGCTTGGTCTGCGAGCAGGTAGGGGTAGTGCCTATTGAAAAGCAGCAGCTTCTGGCCGAGGCCGAAGAGGTAGGACTGGCGCTGTAA
- a CDS encoding YceI family protein, whose protein sequence is MKKMILPALLAASLFAAPVFAQQPAVKKTNAGTEKAASVAYAVQPQLSTLGWVGKKVTGQHNGNIQFKDGNVLVRGNQIVGGTFVVDMNSLKVEDIKEQEYNGKLVGHLRSEDFFSIDKNPTSTFKITSLAPLKGDANGNNATVNGELTIKGITKPISFPAKVGVKNGVASASGTATIDRTKYDIKYGSKSFFESIGDKAIMDEFTMSFNVIAKK, encoded by the coding sequence ATGAAAAAAATGATTCTGCCGGCCCTGCTGGCTGCCTCCTTGTTCGCTGCTCCGGTTTTTGCTCAGCAGCCCGCCGTGAAGAAAACCAATGCCGGCACTGAGAAAGCCGCCAGTGTAGCGTATGCCGTGCAGCCCCAGTTGAGCACTTTGGGCTGGGTAGGCAAAAAAGTAACGGGTCAGCACAACGGCAACATCCAGTTTAAGGATGGCAACGTGCTGGTGCGCGGCAACCAAATTGTGGGCGGTACCTTCGTGGTGGACATGAACTCCCTGAAAGTGGAGGACATTAAGGAGCAGGAGTACAACGGCAAGCTGGTGGGCCACCTGCGTTCCGAGGACTTCTTCAGCATCGACAAAAACCCCACTTCTACCTTCAAAATCACCAGCCTGGCTCCGCTGAAAGGCGACGCTAATGGTAACAACGCCACCGTAAACGGTGAACTGACCATTAAAGGCATTACCAAGCCGATTTCCTTCCCAGCCAAAGTAGGTGTGAAAAACGGCGTGGCCTCGGCCAGCGGCACCGCTACCATTGACCGCACCAAGTACGACATCAAGTACGGCTCGAAGTCGTTCTTCGAGAGCATCGGCGACAAAGCCATCATGGACGAATTCACCATGAGCTTCAACGTCATTGCCAAGAAGTAA
- a CDS encoding ATP-dependent Clp protease adaptor ClpS: protein MNSKPQIEYDEDVLLLEETTDVRDLIVYNDDINTFDHVIKTLMDVCGHQPEQAEQCTLLIHYKGQCTVKHGAYDELAGMCTAIHDRGISADVV from the coding sequence ATGAACAGCAAACCGCAAATTGAGTACGACGAGGACGTTCTGCTCCTGGAAGAAACCACTGATGTCCGCGACCTAATCGTGTACAATGACGACATCAATACCTTCGACCACGTCATCAAAACGCTCATGGACGTGTGCGGCCACCAGCCAGAGCAGGCCGAGCAGTGTACCTTGCTCATTCACTACAAAGGGCAGTGCACGGTAAAGCACGGGGCCTACGATGAACTGGCAGGCATGTGCACCGCCATCCACGACCGGGGCATCTCGGCCGATGTGGTGTAG
- a CDS encoding endonuclease/exonuclease/phosphatase family protein — MPDLDVPFWLQLAHGFTFFLVVAALIATVLPLLRQTAWWIRIFDFPRLQIVGVLGLVLAAGLVLEWHRPTDGTYWGPATLLVLLLAIGYQSFRIVPYTRLVKKQVEDSTLQDGRRHLSLTMMNVLQYNKQGQKALQVLQEADSDLIMAVETDLWWLEQLKPLEETHPYTCHEPLDNTYGLLFFSRLPLHECEIKYLLDDDVPSVHAVVGLADGHTKVRIYGLHPKPPAPAEAKTSTKRDAELLLVGKTIDQKDEPTIVFGDMNDVAWSHTSELFRRISGLLDPRVGRGLLPTFHAEYSLMRWPLDHVFVSPHFKVDDMERLPYVGSDHFPIYIKLSYEPHDKEKQEQNGEQADVEDHQEAVEKIQEGFEEEDEEEQEEATDPNRKKELTT; from the coding sequence GTGCCTGATCTTGACGTACCTTTTTGGCTCCAGCTAGCCCACGGATTCACCTTCTTTCTCGTAGTAGCTGCCCTCATTGCCACTGTGCTGCCGCTCTTGCGCCAAACAGCGTGGTGGATCCGGATATTCGACTTTCCCCGCTTACAAATTGTGGGCGTGCTAGGACTGGTGCTGGCCGCAGGGCTGGTGCTGGAGTGGCACCGCCCAACCGATGGCACGTACTGGGGCCCGGCTACGCTGCTGGTGCTGCTGCTGGCCATTGGATACCAGTCGTTTCGAATTGTGCCTTACACCCGATTGGTAAAAAAGCAGGTGGAGGATAGTACGCTTCAAGACGGGCGGCGCCACCTGAGCCTGACCATGATGAACGTGCTGCAGTACAACAAGCAGGGTCAGAAGGCTCTGCAAGTACTACAGGAAGCCGACTCGGACCTGATTATGGCCGTGGAAACGGACCTGTGGTGGCTGGAGCAATTAAAGCCCCTGGAAGAGACTCACCCCTACACCTGCCACGAACCCCTCGATAATACGTACGGGCTGCTGTTCTTCTCGCGCTTACCCTTGCACGAGTGCGAAATCAAGTATCTACTGGATGACGACGTGCCCTCGGTACACGCCGTGGTTGGCTTGGCTGATGGTCATACGAAGGTGCGCATCTACGGCCTTCATCCGAAGCCTCCCGCGCCAGCCGAAGCCAAAACCAGCACCAAGCGCGACGCCGAATTGCTGCTCGTAGGCAAAACCATCGACCAGAAAGACGAGCCAACCATTGTGTTTGGGGATATGAACGACGTGGCGTGGTCGCACACTTCCGAACTGTTTCGCCGCATCAGCGGTCTGCTTGATCCGCGGGTGGGCCGCGGGCTGCTACCCACCTTCCACGCCGAGTACTCGCTAATGCGCTGGCCCCTGGACCACGTATTCGTCTCGCCCCATTTTAAGGTTGATGATATGGAGCGCCTACCCTACGTAGGCTCTGACCACTTTCCTATTTACATCAAGCTCAGCTACGAACCCCACGACAAGGAAAAGCAGGAGCAAAACGGCGAGCAGGCCGATGTGGAGGACCATCAGGAAGCAGTAGAGAAGATTCAGGAGGGGTTTGAGGAAGAGGATGAGGAGGAGCAGGAAGAAGCCACCGACCCGAACCGCAAAAAAGAACTTACCACGTAA
- the recR gene encoding recombination mediator RecR — translation MEFPSKLIESAVGELSKLPGVGKKTALRLALHLLKAEADTTATLAEALAKMRFEIRYCDTCHNISDTPECSICANQLRDQSTVCVVSDIRDVIAIENTAQYQGMYHVLGGVISPIEGIGPSDLTIDSLVERVTKEGSEIREVILAISPTMEGDTTAFYLSRKLRDLPELNVSTIARGIPMGGELEYADEITLGRSIVERQRQAR, via the coding sequence ATGGAATTTCCTTCCAAACTGATAGAAAGCGCCGTTGGCGAATTATCGAAGCTGCCCGGAGTAGGCAAGAAAACCGCCCTGCGGCTGGCCTTGCACTTGCTCAAGGCCGAAGCCGATACCACCGCTACCCTGGCGGAGGCCCTGGCTAAAATGCGCTTCGAAATTCGCTACTGCGATACCTGCCACAACATTTCCGATACGCCGGAGTGCAGCATCTGCGCCAACCAGCTGCGCGACCAGAGCACCGTGTGCGTGGTGTCCGACATCCGCGACGTTATTGCCATTGAAAATACGGCTCAATACCAAGGCATGTACCACGTGCTGGGCGGCGTCATTTCGCCCATTGAAGGCATTGGGCCCTCCGATCTGACTATTGATTCCCTGGTGGAGCGCGTGACCAAGGAGGGCTCTGAAATTCGGGAGGTAATTCTGGCCATTAGCCCCACCATGGAGGGCGACACCACGGCCTTCTACCTCTCGCGCAAGCTCCGCGACCTGCCCGAGCTGAACGTGAGCACCATTGCCCGCGGCATTCCCATGGGCGGCGAGTTGGAGTACGCCGATGAAATTACTCTGGGCCGCAGTATTGTGGAGCGCCAGCGTCAGGCGCGGTAA
- the purE gene encoding 5-(carboxyamino)imidazole ribonucleotide mutase, protein MPTTLPAAAAADVPAPHDTPLVGIIMGSQSDLKIMSVAAELLQQFGITYEITLVSAHRTPHRLVEYAETARKRGLRVIIAGGGGAAHLPGMVASFTTLPVIGVPINSTTSFHGLDSILSMLQMPAGVPVATVALDGASNAAVLATQILALGNARLADVLEKYRTSLKDKVMRTIEELRKGGFNDD, encoded by the coding sequence ATGCCTACCACGCTTCCCGCCGCTGCGGCGGCCGATGTTCCCGCTCCTCATGATACTCCCCTGGTAGGAATTATCATGGGCTCTCAGTCCGATCTGAAAATTATGTCGGTGGCCGCTGAGCTACTTCAGCAGTTTGGGATTACCTATGAAATAACCCTGGTTTCGGCCCACCGCACGCCCCACCGGCTGGTAGAATACGCCGAAACGGCCCGCAAGCGCGGTCTGCGCGTAATTATTGCCGGCGGCGGCGGAGCGGCTCACCTACCCGGCATGGTCGCTTCCTTTACTACCTTGCCCGTCATTGGGGTGCCCATCAACTCCACCACCTCCTTCCACGGCCTCGATTCTATTCTGTCGATGCTGCAAATGCCGGCGGGCGTACCCGTGGCTACGGTGGCGCTCGACGGGGCCTCTAATGCCGCCGTGCTGGCTACCCAGATTTTGGCCCTGGGCAACGCACGGCTGGCTGATGTATTAGAAAAATACCGTACTTCCTTGAAGGATAAGGTAATGCGCACCATTGAAGAGCTGCGCAAAGGCGGCTTCAACGATGACTAA
- the hemE gene encoding uroporphyrinogen decarboxylase → MLKNDLLLRAARGEETERTPVWLMRQAGRILPEYRALRARLSGFKELVETPELAAEVTIQPVDALDVDAAIIFSDILVVPEAMGLTYEMVEARGPLFPETIKTAHDVARMRVADPEEHLGYVLEAIRVTKRALNGRVPLIGFAGAPWTILAYMVEGHGSKTFSKARRMLYAEPELAHELLRKITATTIAYLRAQVQAGANIIQVFDSWAGILPPAHYQEFSTRYIAEICQAIPEVPVTVFAKGAFWAVEEFAQLPCRTIGLDWNQDPRAVRPLVGDKTLQGNLDPCALYGTPEQVRAATLQMLEQFGKHRHIANLGHGVYPDTNPDNVKVFIETVKEHSRR, encoded by the coding sequence ATGCTGAAGAACGACCTCCTCCTCCGTGCCGCCCGTGGCGAAGAAACGGAACGCACCCCCGTATGGCTTATGCGCCAGGCCGGCCGCATTTTGCCTGAATACCGTGCCCTGCGCGCCCGCCTCAGCGGCTTCAAAGAACTGGTAGAAACCCCCGAGCTGGCCGCTGAAGTCACCATTCAGCCCGTAGATGCGCTGGACGTAGACGCGGCCATTATCTTCTCCGATATTCTGGTAGTGCCCGAGGCCATGGGCCTGACCTACGAGATGGTAGAAGCCCGCGGCCCGCTGTTTCCCGAAACCATCAAAACGGCTCACGACGTAGCCCGCATGCGCGTGGCTGACCCCGAGGAGCACCTAGGCTACGTGCTGGAAGCCATCCGGGTGACCAAGCGCGCCCTCAACGGTCGGGTGCCACTCATTGGATTTGCCGGTGCGCCCTGGACTATTCTGGCCTACATGGTGGAAGGCCACGGCTCGAAAACCTTCAGCAAAGCCCGTCGCATGCTCTACGCCGAGCCGGAACTGGCTCACGAGCTGCTGCGCAAAATCACGGCGACTACCATTGCCTACCTCCGGGCGCAGGTGCAGGCGGGAGCCAACATTATTCAGGTGTTTGACTCCTGGGCCGGCATTCTGCCGCCCGCGCACTACCAGGAGTTCAGTACCCGCTACATTGCCGAAATCTGCCAGGCCATTCCGGAAGTGCCCGTGACGGTGTTTGCCAAGGGTGCCTTCTGGGCCGTGGAGGAGTTTGCCCAGCTGCCCTGTCGCACCATTGGCCTCGACTGGAACCAGGACCCGCGCGCCGTGCGCCCGCTCGTCGGCGACAAAACCCTGCAGGGCAACCTCGACCCCTGCGCCCTCTACGGCACCCCGGAGCAGGTGCGCGCCGCTACCCTCCAGATGCTGGAACAGTTCGGCAAGCACCGCCACATTGCCAACCTCGGCCACGGCGTCTACCCCGACACCAACCCCGATAACGTGAAAGTCTTCATTGAAACGGTGAAGGAGCACAGCCGCCGGTAG
- a CDS encoding glycosyltransferase family 2 protein has translation MPSAVALSVVIVNYNVCYFLEQALLSVRRAVEKLGRPVEVFVVDNNSVDGSVAMVKTRFPEVILIENHDNPGFSKANNQALRRAQGQYVLLLNPDTVVEEDTFRLCCEFMDQHPKAGGLGVKMLDGQGMFLPESKRGLPTPWVAFYKIFGLAKLFPKSRRFGRYHLGFLSPEQSHEIEVLSGAFMLMRKAALDQVGLLDEDYFMYGEDIDLSYRLTQGGWKNYYFAGTRIIHYKGESTKRTSVNYVFVFYRAMVIFARKHFAPNRAGAFSFLINLAIWLRAGAAVAQRLVVQAAPVLLDAGLIYGGMYFLKTYWEQNHRYVRGPYPDNYMAVAVPVYVAVWLLSAFFSGAYDKPTRASRIVRGIFVGTVLISAFSNFLDAWRFSKALIVLGGVWAVAALVLRRVATNFIRHRRFSLTDEHQKNVAIVGSLEEAQRVRQLLEHAGVPARVIGYIEPGNTTNKAASPADDLLGEVRQLDDIIRIYNLNELIFCGRDLAASQIIGLMVELHRQPPVEYKILPQGSEYIIGSSGKDSSGDYYTLDITLNLFRPAQIRNKRLLDILVSLLLLLASPVVVWAQQHKLGFLRNCLRVLAGSRTWVGLRYATAPRRLARAVLSAADAAPGTAAPLTDATRRRLELLYAKEYEASTDVTLLLRCFRWLGREA, from the coding sequence GTGCCGTCTGCCGTTGCCCTGTCCGTCGTAATTGTCAACTACAACGTCTGCTACTTTCTGGAGCAGGCGCTGCTGTCGGTGCGGCGGGCCGTGGAAAAGCTGGGCCGGCCGGTGGAAGTCTTCGTGGTGGACAATAACTCCGTAGACGGCTCAGTAGCCATGGTGAAAACTCGGTTTCCGGAGGTAATTCTTATCGAAAACCACGACAACCCCGGCTTTTCCAAGGCCAACAATCAGGCTCTGCGCCGGGCCCAGGGCCAGTACGTGCTGCTGCTCAACCCCGACACAGTGGTAGAGGAAGATACCTTCCGGCTGTGCTGCGAGTTTATGGACCAGCACCCCAAGGCGGGCGGACTGGGCGTGAAGATGCTTGATGGGCAGGGCATGTTTCTGCCGGAAAGCAAGCGCGGGCTGCCTACCCCTTGGGTAGCTTTTTATAAGATTTTCGGGCTGGCCAAGCTGTTTCCAAAGTCAAGGCGGTTTGGGCGCTACCACCTGGGGTTTCTGAGCCCTGAGCAAAGCCACGAAATTGAGGTGCTCAGCGGCGCCTTTATGCTCATGCGCAAGGCCGCCCTGGACCAGGTGGGGCTGCTGGATGAGGACTACTTCATGTACGGCGAGGACATCGACCTTTCGTACCGGCTCACGCAAGGCGGCTGGAAAAATTACTACTTCGCCGGTACCCGCATCATTCACTACAAGGGCGAGAGTACCAAGCGCACGAGCGTGAACTACGTGTTCGTGTTCTACCGGGCTATGGTGATTTTTGCCCGCAAGCACTTCGCCCCGAATCGGGCAGGGGCTTTTAGCTTCCTGATAAACCTGGCCATCTGGCTGCGTGCGGGGGCAGCGGTGGCCCAGCGGCTGGTAGTGCAGGCTGCCCCCGTGCTGCTGGATGCTGGTCTGATCTACGGGGGCATGTACTTCCTGAAAACCTACTGGGAGCAAAACCACCGCTACGTGCGCGGGCCCTACCCCGATAACTACATGGCAGTAGCCGTGCCGGTGTATGTGGCCGTGTGGCTGCTGTCGGCCTTTTTCAGTGGGGCCTACGATAAGCCTACCCGCGCCAGCCGCATTGTGCGGGGCATCTTTGTGGGCACCGTGCTCATTTCGGCGTTCAGTAATTTTCTGGATGCTTGGCGTTTCTCCAAAGCTCTCATTGTACTGGGCGGCGTGTGGGCCGTGGCCGCCCTGGTTCTGCGCCGGGTAGCTACGAACTTCATCCGGCACCGCCGCTTCAGCCTCACCGACGAGCACCAGAAAAACGTGGCTATTGTCGGCTCCCTGGAGGAAGCTCAGCGGGTGCGCCAGCTGCTGGAACACGCCGGCGTGCCGGCCCGGGTTATCGGCTACATTGAGCCGGGCAATACCACCAATAAAGCCGCCTCCCCGGCCGATGACTTGCTCGGGGAAGTGCGCCAGCTCGACGATATTATTCGCATCTATAACCTCAACGAGCTGATTTTCTGCGGCCGCGACTTGGCCGCCAGTCAGATCATTGGGCTGATGGTGGAGCTGCACCGCCAGCCGCCGGTGGAGTACAAAATTCTGCCCCAGGGTAGTGAGTACATCATCGGCAGCTCGGGCAAGGACTCCTCGGGCGACTACTACACCCTGGATATTACCCTGAACCTGTTCCGGCCGGCCCAAATCCGCAACAAGCGCCTGCTCGATATCTTGGTGAGCTTGCTGCTGCTGCTGGCCTCCCCGGTGGTGGTATGGGCGCAACAGCACAAGCTGGGTTTTCTGCGCAACTGCCTGCGCGTGCTGGCCGGCTCCCGCACCTGGGTAGGGCTGCGCTACGCCACGGCCCCACGCCGCCTAGCCCGGGCCGTGCTTTCCGCCGCCGATGCTGCCCCGGGCACCGCCGCCCCTCTAACGGACGCCACCCGCCGCCGCCTGGAGCTGCTCTACGCCAAGGAGTATGAGGCCAGCACCGACGTAACGCTGCTGCTGCGCTGCTTCCGTTGGCTGGGCCGCGAAGCCTAG
- a CDS encoding pyridoxal phosphate-dependent aminotransferase, whose translation MSGATTLAPLVLSDRINAMQESQTIAMAKKARELAAQGVDVISLSFGEPDFQTPQYIKDAAKKALDDGFTFYTPVPGYPDLRQAICDKFKRDNQLDYKPENIVVSTGAKQALANAVLSLVNPGDEVIVFSPYWVSYEEMVRLADGTTVQLMGSLENDYKVTAAELEAAITPRTKLIMYSSPCNPTGAVFSRQELSAIAEVVARNPQVYVLADEIYEYINFVGEHVSIAQFADIKDRVITVNGFSKGYAMTGWRVGYLAASKDIACACEKMQSQITSGTCAMTQRAALAALQGGRSSADEMVEAYRRRRDLVLELVKEIPGFRTPTPSGAFYIFPDVTGYFGKTTPSGEVINSAMDLSLFMLHDAHVAAVDGSAFGAPNCIRFSTAAADEKLREAFVRLKNSLAKLK comes from the coding sequence ATGTCTGGAGCTACCACCCTCGCCCCCCTCGTACTTTCCGACCGTATCAACGCCATGCAAGAGTCGCAGACGATTGCCATGGCTAAAAAAGCCCGCGAGCTGGCCGCCCAGGGCGTGGATGTAATTAGCCTCAGCTTCGGCGAGCCGGACTTTCAAACCCCGCAGTACATCAAGGACGCCGCCAAAAAGGCGCTGGATGACGGCTTCACCTTTTATACCCCGGTGCCCGGCTACCCCGATTTGCGCCAGGCCATCTGCGACAAATTCAAGCGCGACAACCAGCTCGACTACAAGCCCGAGAACATTGTGGTGAGCACCGGCGCCAAGCAGGCCCTGGCCAACGCCGTGCTGAGCCTGGTGAATCCTGGCGACGAGGTTATTGTGTTTTCGCCCTACTGGGTCAGCTACGAGGAAATGGTACGGCTGGCTGATGGCACCACGGTGCAGCTGATGGGCTCCCTGGAAAACGACTACAAAGTGACGGCGGCGGAGCTGGAAGCCGCCATTACGCCCCGCACCAAGCTCATCATGTATTCCTCGCCCTGTAACCCCACGGGAGCCGTGTTTTCCCGCCAGGAGCTGAGCGCCATTGCCGAGGTAGTCGCGCGTAACCCCCAGGTGTACGTGCTGGCCGATGAAATTTACGAGTACATCAACTTTGTGGGCGAGCATGTGAGCATTGCCCAATTCGCCGACATCAAGGACCGCGTCATTACGGTGAATGGCTTCTCGAAGGGCTACGCCATGACGGGCTGGCGCGTGGGCTACCTGGCCGCCAGCAAGGACATTGCCTGCGCCTGTGAGAAAATGCAAAGCCAGATTACTTCCGGCACCTGCGCCATGACCCAGCGCGCCGCCCTGGCGGCTCTGCAAGGTGGCCGCTCCTCCGCCGATGAAATGGTGGAAGCCTACCGCCGCCGCCGCGACCTGGTGCTGGAACTGGTCAAGGAAATCCCTGGCTTCCGCACGCCTACCCCCAGCGGCGCCTTCTACATCTTCCCCGATGTAACGGGCTACTTTGGCAAGACTACCCCCAGCGGCGAGGTCATTAATTCCGCCATGGATTTGTCGTTGTTCATGCTCCATGATGCCCACGTAGCCGCCGTGGATGGTTCCGCATTCGGCGCCCCTAACTGCATCCGCTTCAGCACTGCCGCTGCCGACGAAAAGCTGCGGGAGGCGTTTGTCCGCCTCAAAAACAGTCTGGCGAAGCTGAAGTAA
- a CDS encoding DUF6799 domain-containing protein, giving the protein MKNLLLLPALAVSLLTASLATAQTSSGSTVAGPVATAPSDRFMMQNGEVVLVQGKRPTPLNKNVLLSNGTKINYKSGIVELPGGKKTTLKEGDYVRPNGDIVFATPASAAQARGDNSVPAGAQFETYLDPRPAPSTPAAMESRLSEMNTKISLMAEKIQLLNQKISLLTNSSQRPADTAALDKQIQAIDAKLK; this is encoded by the coding sequence ATGAAAAACCTCTTGTTGCTTCCCGCGTTGGCCGTGAGCCTACTAACTGCTTCTCTGGCCACTGCCCAAACTAGCTCCGGATCCACGGTGGCCGGCCCGGTCGCCACAGCCCCCTCTGACCGTTTTATGATGCAGAACGGTGAAGTAGTGCTGGTGCAAGGCAAGCGCCCCACCCCGCTCAACAAAAACGTACTACTCTCCAATGGCACCAAAATCAACTACAAAAGCGGCATTGTGGAGTTGCCAGGCGGCAAAAAGACCACGCTGAAAGAAGGCGACTACGTGCGCCCTAATGGCGACATTGTATTTGCTACCCCCGCCAGCGCAGCCCAAGCCCGCGGCGACAACTCTGTACCTGCCGGGGCACAATTCGAAACGTACCTAGACCCGCGCCCGGCTCCTTCGACACCCGCCGCCATGGAATCCCGCCTGTCGGAGATGAACACCAAAATCAGCCTGATGGCAGAGAAGATTCAGCTACTCAATCAGAAAATTAGCCTCCTAACGAACAGCAGCCAGCGCCCAGCTGATACAGCCGCCCTGGACAAGCAAATTCAGGCCATTGATGCCAAGCTGAAATAA
- a CDS encoding MarR family winged helix-turn-helix transcriptional regulator, which translates to MKIEDEIKQPTFKDDYQKAYINLIFTAGWLQQRQSATFKEYGLTLPQFNILRILRGQHPKPATVNLLIERMLDKTSNASRIVDKLEAKQLVTRKVCPSNRRAVDIRITEAGLELLQRLDAVLESQNIGLHNLTIQEAAQLSALLDKVRN; encoded by the coding sequence ATGAAGATAGAGGACGAAATTAAGCAGCCAACCTTCAAAGACGATTACCAGAAAGCCTATATCAACCTGATATTCACGGCGGGGTGGCTGCAGCAGCGTCAGAGCGCCACGTTCAAGGAATATGGCCTGACATTGCCCCAATTCAACATTTTACGCATTCTGCGCGGCCAGCACCCCAAGCCGGCCACGGTCAACCTGCTGATTGAGCGCATGTTGGATAAAACCAGCAATGCCTCCCGCATTGTTGATAAGCTGGAAGCCAAGCAACTGGTAACCCGCAAAGTCTGCCCCAGCAACCGGCGGGCCGTTGACATCCGCATTACGGAAGCTGGGCTGGAGCTACTGCAGCGCCTAGATGCCGTGCTGGAGTCCCAGAATATTGGCTTGCATAACCTCACAATTCAGGAGGCCGCTCAACTCAGCGCCCTGCTCGATAAAGTCCGCAACTGA